One genomic region from Nostoc sphaeroides encodes:
- a CDS encoding 2Fe-2S iron-sulfur cluster-binding protein: MIVRVHFLPDDVTVDAEVGEALLDVADRAGVFIPTGCLMGSCHACTVELEDGEIIRACITAVPPREELTINLFSDPTW, from the coding sequence ATGATTGTTCGTGTCCACTTTTTACCAGATGATGTCACAGTAGATGCCGAAGTGGGAGAAGCCCTATTAGATGTAGCAGACCGGGCTGGGGTATTTATTCCCACCGGTTGTCTCATGGGGTCTTGTCACGCTTGTACCGTCGAATTAGAGGATGGAGAAATCATCCGCGCTTGTATTACCGCAGTACCGCCACGCGAGGAATTGACGATTAATTTGTTTAGCGATCCAACTTGGTAA
- a CDS encoding type II toxin-antitoxin system RelE/ParE family toxin — MSPSEKYPKFKDKRTERFALGERVKEFHAFTDQAYKRLDILEAATNKESLMKLPSNHFESLEGDRKGQYSIRINKQWRICFNWPDEESQPFNIEITDYHP; from the coding sequence ATGTCTCCGTCAGAAAAATATCCAAAGTTTAAAGATAAAAGGACGGAGCGGTTTGCTTTAGGTGAGAGGGTAAAAGAGTTTCACGCTTTTACAGATCAAGCATATAAACGACTTGATATATTAGAAGCCGCTACTAACAAAGAATCTCTTATGAAACTACCGAGCAACCATTTTGAGTCTTTAGAGGGTGATCGAAAAGGTCAATATAGCATTCGGATAAATAAGCAATGGCGAATTTGTTTCAATTGGCCAGATGAAGAATCTCAACCTTTCAACATTGAAATTACAGACTATCATCCTTAA
- a CDS encoding HigA family addiction module antitoxin, with protein sequence MARPPIHPGKILADELHELQMSASELARILHVPTNRITEIINGERAITADTALRLGQWFGTGAQLWMNLQKNYELRLAEEKMGEEIQATISPRILPEYKQVKA encoded by the coding sequence ATGGCACGGCCACCTATCCATCCTGGAAAAATTCTTGCTGATGAGCTTCATGAATTGCAAATGAGCGCAAGTGAGTTAGCACGTATTCTTCATGTACCAACAAATCGCATTACTGAAATAATTAATGGTGAACGGGCAATTACTGCTGACACAGCATTACGATTAGGGCAATGGTTTGGTACTGGTGCCCAGTTATGGATGAATTTACAAAAAAATTATGAGCTTAGACTAGCTGAAGAAAAAATGGGTGAAGAAATTCAGGCAACTATTTCACCTCGGATATTACCTGAGTACAAACAAGTCAAGGCATAA
- a CDS encoding type II toxin-antitoxin system HicA family toxin → MPKKIRELKQMLSQVGFIEVPGKGSHTNWVHPLYSEKITISGKDGADAKRYQEKEVKQAIEEVEGKEKDE, encoded by the coding sequence ATGCCAAAGAAAATCCGGGAACTGAAGCAAATGCTTTCCCAAGTAGGTTTTATAGAAGTCCCAGGAAAAGGAAGTCATACCAACTGGGTGCATCCCCTCTATAGTGAAAAAATCACAATTTCAGGCAAAGATGGAGCAGATGCTAAACGCTACCAAGAGAAGGAAGTGAAACAGGCAATTGAGGAAGTAGAAGGGAAAGAAAAAGATGAGTAA
- a CDS encoding type II toxin-antitoxin system HicB family antitoxin: MSKLKYQMIIQWSDEDDCFLVGFPDFAGQRWRTHGDTYELAVANGIEALESLIIAYEAVGDPLPEPTVSSVC, translated from the coding sequence ATGAGTAAGCTTAAGTACCAAATGATTATTCAGTGGTCTGATGAAGATGATTGCTTCTTAGTAGGATTCCCTGATTTTGCAGGACAACGCTGGCGGACTCACGGGGATACTTACGAGTTGGCGGTGGCAAATGGAATTGAAGCTTTAGAGTCTCTAATTATTGCTTACGAAGCTGTCGGTGATCCACTTCCAGAACCAACAGTAAGTAGTGTGTGCTAA